From a region of the Streptomyces venezuelae genome:
- a CDS encoding ATP-binding cassette domain-containing protein has protein sequence MDAIELRGLTKRYGAVVGVDELTLGIGRGEVFGFLGPNGAGKTTTLRCLTGLLRPTAGHVRVLGMDPLADHRRVAGELGYLPGELRLYPELTGRRPSTSCVPSKAGPARGEPSCASGWG, from the coding sequence ATGGATGCGATTGAGCTCAGGGGACTGACCAAGCGATACGGGGCCGTGGTCGGGGTGGACGAACTCACGCTCGGCATCGGTCGGGGCGAGGTGTTCGGCTTCCTCGGGCCCAACGGGGCGGGCAAGACCACCACGCTCAGGTGCCTGACGGGTTTGCTGCGCCCAACCGCCGGACACGTCCGGGTGCTGGGGATGGACCCGCTCGCCGATCACCGCCGGGTGGCTGGGGAACTCGGCTATCTCCCGGGTGAGCTGCGGCTGTACCCGGAGCTCACGGGGCGCAGACCCTCGACCTCCTGTGTTCCCTCCAAGGCCGGCCCTGCACGAGGCGAGCCGAGCTGTGCGAGCGGCTGGGGCTGA
- a CDS encoding AAA family ATPase has translation MGGYSRGMKQKLGLVQALQHDPQLVVLDEPTEGLDPLVQEMFFELMEQAAADGRTVLLSSHVLPEVQRACGRVAIVREGDAPFGARGTVGAPLGGRPGGAPRTPERGGGSTA, from the coding sequence GTGGGCGGGTACTCGCGCGGCATGAAGCAGAAACTGGGCCTGGTGCAGGCGCTGCAGCACGATCCCCAGCTGGTGGTCCTGGACGAGCCGACCGAGGGGCTGGACCCTCTGGTCCAGGAAATGTTCTTCGAGTTGATGGAGCAGGCAGCGGCCGACGGCCGCACGGTGCTGTTGTCCAGCCACGTGCTGCCGGAGGTGCAGCGGGCCTGCGGACGCGTGGCGATCGTCCGGGAAGGGGATGCGCCCTTTGGGGCGCGCGGAACAGTGGGCGCCCCGCTGGGAGGGCGACCGGGTGGAGCTCCTCGTACCCCCGAGCGAGGTGGTGGAAGCACTGCGTGA